The Paenibacillus tianjinensis genome has a window encoding:
- a CDS encoding vWA domain-containing protein, which produces MQRKINLLLLCFSLLGGGIAFVLGELLLGRRPYDLPSILIIAIYFAIVALGVGLGALLAEMISPRLNGLSWKQRYLGMSWKLLPLTVVLLFGVGALTEFVYELNFGGVKPVKNVVMVIDDSGSMQQSDPGNSRYAAAEALVQQMDKDNQVAVVTFSQDASVVQPLISLKSPENREKVSAVIRSLQTTDGGTNISGALNEAMNVINSEGQTSRGAMVIMLSDGFSEFDTSRELSEYVSRGIAVNTIGLALDDQSGSRLLQDIASVTGGQYYDVTDADRLGDVFQQIYDRLGDRTLLTERSDATADSPYYAVVRILALILIGTALGIGLGIVFDNRHLAKSFGFGGWVAGLCAGLILEFGLSGQSFGDALIRLIALLVLAAILSLFTYVVPVGEGRLSRRGRREAAAAAPSSSEGFHSPRRNRGSKGF; this is translated from the coding sequence ATGCAGCGAAAAATCAATCTGCTCTTATTGTGCTTCAGCCTGCTGGGCGGCGGAATAGCTTTTGTCCTCGGCGAGCTGCTGCTCGGCCGCAGGCCTTATGATCTGCCGTCAATTCTGATTATTGCCATTTATTTCGCCATTGTGGCCCTTGGCGTCGGACTGGGCGCCCTGCTTGCCGAGATGATCTCGCCGAGACTGAACGGCTTATCATGGAAGCAGCGTTATCTTGGCATGTCGTGGAAGCTGCTGCCGCTGACGGTGGTGCTGCTGTTCGGTGTCGGTGCGCTGACAGAGTTTGTGTATGAGCTGAACTTCGGCGGTGTGAAGCCGGTTAAGAATGTTGTCATGGTCATCGACGACTCCGGCAGCATGCAGCAAAGCGATCCAGGTAACAGCCGGTACGCAGCGGCCGAGGCACTGGTGCAGCAGATGGATAAGGATAACCAGGTGGCTGTAGTGACCTTTAGCCAGGATGCATCAGTCGTTCAGCCGCTGATCTCACTCAAGAGTCCCGAAAACCGCGAGAAGGTATCGGCAGTAATCCGTAGTCTGCAGACGACAGATGGCGGAACGAATATCAGCGGCGCCCTCAATGAGGCGATGAACGTGATTAACAGTGAAGGCCAGACCAGCCGCGGAGCCATGGTAATCATGCTGTCTGACGGCTTCAGCGAGTTTGATACGTCCAGAGAGCTGAGCGAATATGTGAGCCGCGGGATTGCTGTGAACACCATCGGTCTTGCGCTGGATGACCAGTCCGGTTCCCGCCTGCTGCAGGATATTGCCTCCGTTACAGGCGGGCAGTATTACGATGTTACAGATGCGGACCGGCTTGGCGATGTGTTCCAGCAAATTTATGACCGGCTGGGTGACCGTACCCTGCTGACCGAACGCAGTGATGCTACAGCAGACAGTCCTTATTACGCAGTTGTGCGGATCTTGGCACTGATTCTGATCGGCACCGCGCTCGGCATCGGTCTTGGCATTGTATTTGATAACCGTCATCTGGCCAAAAGCTTCGGGTTCGGCGGCTGGGTAGCAGGACTATGTGCCGGTCTGATTCTTGAATTCGGACTCAGCGGACAATCCTTCGGCGATGCGCTGATCCGCCTGATCGCTCTGCTGGTGCTGGCAGCAATCCTCTCTCTCTTCACCTATGTGGTGCCGGTAGGCGAAGGCCGCCTGTCCCGCAGGGGGAGAAGAGAGGCAGCCGCTGCTGCGCCATCTTCTTCAGAGGGTTTCCATTCGCCCCGCAGAAACCGGGGCAGCAAGGGATTTTAA
- a CDS encoding beta-mannanase, giving the protein MRYAEDNASAPAITDVTARVEDRFCTLRWRWPDGVQAVYIHKASAEMPDHGELPPSGMKLYTREEYKANNGYRERMDDIGLIVYTVYARLEGNGEIVLVRQRGGANQTTVSAGKARIYYSIVQKKALFGKQKTVHMTITAETPVPKDVLCYVKKRGGYPASREDGVLFHFVQDFAAGRNALPPIEIGKEDFVRIFFTDGRKYGLYYELVPE; this is encoded by the coding sequence ATGAGGTACGCCGAAGATAATGCCTCCGCACCGGCAATTACCGATGTGACTGCCCGGGTGGAGGACCGGTTCTGTACGCTTAGGTGGCGCTGGCCGGACGGCGTACAGGCGGTCTATATCCATAAGGCATCAGCAGAAATGCCGGATCACGGAGAGCTTCCGCCTTCCGGCATGAAGCTGTACACCCGCGAGGAGTATAAGGCGAACAACGGATACCGGGAACGGATGGATGACATCGGCCTGATTGTCTATACCGTCTATGCCCGGCTGGAAGGCAACGGGGAGATTGTGCTGGTTCGCCAGCGGGGTGGTGCTAATCAAACGACTGTCAGCGCGGGCAAGGCGAGAATTTATTATTCCATAGTCCAGAAAAAAGCGTTATTCGGCAAACAAAAAACGGTACATATGACGATTACCGCGGAAACGCCGGTGCCGAAGGATGTACTCTGCTACGTCAAAAAAAGAGGCGGCTATCCGGCCTCCAGGGAGGACGGGGTCCTCTTCCATTTCGTGCAGGATTTTGCTGCCGGACGGAATGCGCTCCCGCCGATTGAGATCGGCAAAGAGGACTTTGTACGGATCTTTTTCACCGACGGCCGCAAGTACGGACTGTATTATGAGCTGGTGCCGGAGTAG
- a CDS encoding GAP1-N2 domain-containing protein codes for MNRFSGSRITQQMYTRERRGVYRATEGFDTIAKSESLDNNFVKKMLHPFCLYDAPAELTARGEKNEDMYPAALHLFHTEANETVIGQSRYLAADFTGQRSAFFAHNFIVPPIRSEEIVEHYGDWLHADFAWSYEGEPGGTLPELEDIPVAPRERRPEPLAVLRSLGFGEEPFKVLLQAVMLSVAGKKKIYIALDVPVSELSRRAAELTEVIYSVLPYDFRRRLGVITYASEPQNRKFIHLTFVEKGSLRPGDRNIEKDYVFDLVSGRILNADFGGTPQPFADLAWKTLSQKGSLEDFARFADALLLGEGVERKLQLALYNELAVLYEIEQGNELLYTGNKNAVLAGLLSYLKPEGALASRIRLNDMFLERFDREYDVIRQRGIPQPEILEQFKEYFALQGHHYRGKIVDYFINGMYNCTTAGREDVLAAAYSIIESNDELSEAFFQKVLGQAVFRKALLEPYMESRLAAAVKPADVLRFAAHWGRFLPEMLQQAFVRDGAKEYLLEKLQHDDNPVGAVAAIHEFVEKAEKERRRGSGLYPEALALLQELAAAADRSLLNRVSLEELTQEQLLDISFLRYRDTGEWQPPLDAINKRKANALRAAYRWFGEENPDENIFAGLAPRELDDVQLLGRRWLKESRNVEPFDRLPLAFYHSSEREGGPLDYDALLELVTRKAGGDKETVYRFFAWSQGSRLFTVSNKKLWPGYRRAILKYFQNSDREAFKNREFRKTYAASAGPALQNVYNEARGKLASPLARWISRSRFQLLITGTVLGITVIAAIIAISLLRPDPADTALPESSAGAGGSQPPVTVALSSSGEAAGSRLVFTFADAAECSAFKPAEIGVMSGGDVTDTYKVTATAGTCLVPSPSPEPDAAATEGGASAAASDAAAGTDGGAADNASAGTDSGAAGNANAGTDNGDQDVTSPPSTGQTGAAAYQVTVDLEPGAELAAGSMIVAGDYKLIVQSAPDTAPAPSPTLQPSAAAEETPDADAANGTNAAGDAGTE; via the coding sequence GTGAACAGATTTTCAGGGTCCAGGATTACCCAGCAGATGTATACCCGCGAGCGGCGCGGGGTTTACCGGGCAACCGAGGGCTTCGATACAATAGCCAAGTCAGAGAGTCTCGACAATAATTTTGTCAAAAAAATGCTGCATCCCTTCTGCCTCTACGATGCTCCGGCAGAGCTGACGGCACGCGGCGAAAAGAATGAGGACATGTATCCGGCCGCGCTGCATCTGTTCCATACGGAAGCGAACGAGACGGTCATCGGACAAAGCCGCTATCTGGCGGCTGATTTTACCGGGCAGCGCAGCGCTTTTTTTGCCCATAACTTTATCGTTCCCCCGATTCGTTCGGAGGAGATTGTGGAGCATTACGGAGACTGGCTGCATGCAGATTTTGCCTGGAGCTATGAAGGGGAACCCGGGGGGACGCTGCCGGAACTTGAGGATATTCCTGTAGCGCCGCGTGAACGGCGGCCGGAGCCGCTGGCGGTACTGCGGTCACTAGGGTTTGGTGAAGAGCCATTCAAGGTGCTGCTGCAGGCGGTCATGCTCTCGGTGGCAGGAAAGAAAAAAATATACATCGCGCTGGACGTGCCGGTCAGTGAGCTGTCACGGCGCGCTGCCGAACTGACGGAAGTCATCTACAGCGTGCTCCCGTATGATTTCCGCCGCAGGCTGGGCGTGATTACGTATGCAAGTGAGCCGCAGAACCGCAAGTTTATTCACCTGACTTTTGTGGAGAAGGGCTCGCTGCGCCCTGGGGACCGGAATATCGAGAAGGATTACGTGTTTGATCTGGTCTCCGGCCGGATATTGAATGCCGATTTCGGCGGGACGCCACAGCCTTTTGCCGACCTGGCATGGAAGACGCTGAGCCAAAAGGGGAGCCTTGAGGACTTTGCCCGGTTTGCCGATGCGCTGCTGCTGGGCGAAGGGGTGGAACGCAAGCTTCAGCTTGCGCTATACAATGAGCTGGCGGTATTGTATGAGATTGAGCAGGGCAATGAACTGCTGTATACCGGGAACAAAAACGCGGTGCTGGCAGGATTGCTGTCCTACCTGAAGCCGGAGGGTGCGCTTGCGTCACGGATTCGGCTGAACGATATGTTCCTGGAGCGGTTCGACCGCGAATATGATGTGATCCGTCAAAGGGGGATTCCCCAGCCGGAGATTCTGGAGCAGTTTAAGGAGTATTTTGCGCTGCAGGGCCATCATTACCGGGGTAAAATCGTCGATTACTTCATTAACGGCATGTACAATTGTACCACTGCAGGCCGTGAGGATGTGCTGGCAGCGGCGTATAGCATTATCGAGAGCAATGATGAGCTGAGTGAGGCTTTCTTCCAGAAAGTGCTGGGACAGGCTGTGTTCCGCAAAGCATTGTTGGAGCCCTACATGGAATCCAGGCTGGCTGCAGCGGTGAAACCGGCGGATGTGCTGCGATTTGCCGCCCACTGGGGCCGGTTCCTGCCGGAAATGCTTCAGCAGGCCTTTGTCCGTGATGGCGCGAAGGAATATCTGCTGGAGAAGCTTCAGCATGACGATAATCCGGTTGGGGCTGTAGCGGCAATTCATGAATTTGTCGAGAAGGCGGAAAAAGAGCGGCGCAGAGGCAGCGGCCTCTACCCTGAGGCGCTGGCACTGCTCCAGGAGCTGGCGGCTGCAGCCGACCGTTCCCTGCTGAACCGGGTATCGCTCGAGGAGCTGACGCAGGAGCAGCTGCTGGATATTTCGTTCCTGCGCTACCGGGATACGGGAGAGTGGCAGCCTCCGCTGGATGCCATCAATAAGCGCAAGGCCAATGCGCTCCGCGCCGCCTACCGCTGGTTCGGTGAGGAGAATCCGGATGAGAACATCTTTGCCGGCCTGGCTCCAAGAGAGCTGGACGACGTGCAGCTGCTCGGACGCCGCTGGCTGAAGGAGTCGCGCAATGTGGAGCCGTTTGACCGGCTGCCGCTGGCCTTCTATCACAGCAGTGAACGCGAGGGCGGACCGCTGGATTATGATGCACTGCTGGAGCTCGTTACGCGCAAGGCGGGCGGGGATAAAGAGACGGTGTACCGCTTTTTCGCCTGGTCACAGGGCAGCCGGTTGTTCACGGTTTCGAATAAGAAGCTGTGGCCGGGGTACCGCAGAGCGATCCTGAAATATTTCCAGAACAGCGACCGCGAAGCGTTCAAGAACCGGGAATTCCGCAAAACCTATGCCGCCTCCGCAGGACCGGCGCTGCAGAATGTCTATAACGAAGCCCGGGGCAAGCTGGCTTCGCCGCTGGCGCGGTGGATCAGCCGCAGCCGATTTCAACTCCTGATCACCGGCACCGTGCTGGGGATCACGGTGATTGCGGCGATCATCGCCATCAGCCTGCTGCGGCCGGACCCGGCAGACACCGCGCTGCCGGAGAGTAGTGCCGGGGCAGGCGGCAGCCAGCCGCCTGTTACGGTAGCACTCAGCAGCAGCGGGGAAGCGGCGGGCAGCCGGCTGGTGTTCACCTTCGCCGATGCGGCGGAGTGCTCCGCCTTCAAACCGGCGGAGATTGGGGTGATGTCCGGCGGGGATGTGACGGACACGTACAAGGTCACGGCGACGGCGGGCACTTGCCTCGTGCCGTCGCCATCGCCGGAGCCGGACGCCGCCGCTACTGAGGGCGGCGCGTCGGCGGCTGCGAGCGATGCAGCCGCGGGAACAGACGGCGGCGCGGCGGATAACGCTAGCGCCGGAACGGATAGCGGCGCGGCCGGGAACGCCAACGCCGGAACAGACAACGGGGACCAGGATGTCACGTCCCCTCCGTCAACCGGCCAGACCGGCGCGGCGGCTTATCAGGTCACGGTTGACCTGGAACCGGGAGCGGAGCTGGCCGCAGGCAGCATGATTGTCGCCGGTGACTACAAGCTGATTGTCCAGTCTGCCCCGGATACCGCACCTGCTCCGTCACCAACGCTTCAGCCTTCCGCGGCTGCTGAAGAAACGCCTGATGCTGACGCTGCGAATGGTACTAATGCCGCTGGCGATGCTGGCACCGAGTAA
- a CDS encoding DUF4430 domain-containing protein has protein sequence MMKTMFPAKFLRLGLALLLVISIIGAAVVPAGQAASAAESSPAAVGTDTVTDAVYAAAGQISATDATYKTAEYILGSGVTSEWQAIGLAQAGYRVPDSYVQSLTQQVQTAGGRFASVTEYARIVLAVKALGADPADFAGNGSTAGYNLLERIYNNEKISGQTLNYPVYALLALDSGNYTIPGNAKWTKAALLTEILSKQNADGGFALNSGASEPDITAMALTALSAYKSDPAVASAGQKAVAWLSAAQDSKGGYGDNSESAAQVIIGLTSFGIDPAGVQFTKNGADLIGRLLSFQTSSGGFIHNAGGSINPFATEQGLQALVAYKLFSGGSNGKLYDFTKPAAQNPLVYVPLVIEGPQGTLGQGNAYAGNALEALEKVAAQNGLALKNPSGSYVTGIGNVFAGTYGGWDGWMYAVVRGGQWLNPDVGMKDFKLKDSDRVVVYYAGSDTQLVESVTLSKAQPGEEEPFTVTVNQIKWVWDNTTFTSSPVISKAAGVEVAIGDQKAVTDKDGKAEFTAGVAAGDYTLTVTGYVAGAAPKVAKYTQAITVVSKKVSAYLAVEGPDGTVAEGALKAANVLEALKKLTASQNIPLQITDSAYGSYVSGIAGITNGIRDAYWNFVVLRSGEWIYPSVGMGDFELQAADKVLVYFGGTNTQIVDKVVTSPLQPKPGEPFTIKVTQKKWVWNNTTSTSDPVVSPAVGVQVTLAGTTLTTDSQGQAVVEKGLSSKIYTVAVTGYAGGAAPKVARYTQSLKVAPGNVSAHLSIEGPQGPLAEGTLDAYNAFDALQQLAASGGIPLQSTESSYGIFVWGIGGIENGAYSPNDYWGFAVSRGGAWIYPDVGLNDFVLQPSDKVLVYYTGANTQVVNSLAVSPAQPKPGEPFTVTVEQKKWVWNNTTYTSDPVTSKAEGIQVSSGGVTATTNAEGVASFQQGLPAGSYSLAVTGYVEGKAPNIARYTQPLTVSAPFQASATISVIGDSVKGTILPGTTVILNDGETAYSLLVRQLGSKVVSSGTGSDIYIRSIDGLGEGDRGPESGWMYSVNGEFPNYSAASYKLSNGDTVAWRYTVKNGDLGGSAAGLGGTGTTVSGVDITADNTLPLDRVLQTTAVSGTVMTRAEAAALKQSLSANVASFEQDVTPAAASLKDSGGEVELKLPAGAVSGTLKISVRESSANRPELVSGLYDFKPDGTKFLKTADLLIKIPVTTANPANLALAWLDESTGNWIPVPASLDLKTGIMTGKVSHFTTYAVVDRSKFEPKQAQLISDIAATAKMVTAAGELSDWQALGLARSGHSVPAGYLSGVKERLAASQGEFRKVTDYERLVLAVAAAGGNPQSFGGYNLIEKIYSNDKMASQGSNGLIFGLIALDSGSYSVPAGALWTKERLIQAILELQSKDGGFPLTAGGTDDVDLTAMAVSALSSHAEQAAVQTALDKAVTWLSQQQLENGGYKLSGVENSESTAQVIIALSAAGVGPGDARFVKAKGGLLSHLASFRLADGGYVHAAGQPENSLATEQALLALTAYSRFLTGDSKLFSISPAAVSSTVFTDESRISSWALDSVHAAYDQGLMKGVSETDLVFAPKQQITRAEFAALLLRLMNQDPSAAAAAPVFSDVKPGAWYYGAVLKAKELGIISGVSDKVFNPGGAITRQDMAVMISRAFKLENAASAAVQAGAFTDESRISSYALSAVRTASELGYMTGFNGAFDPAATVTREMAAVVAVRLPQ, from the coding sequence ATGATGAAGACGATGTTCCCCGCCAAGTTCTTAAGACTAGGCCTGGCTTTATTGCTGGTTATCTCGATTATAGGAGCTGCTGTTGTTCCTGCCGGGCAAGCGGCATCCGCAGCCGAATCCTCTCCAGCTGCTGTGGGTACGGACACGGTTACTGATGCGGTGTATGCGGCAGCAGGCCAGATTAGCGCGACAGATGCCACTTACAAGACTGCCGAATATATTCTAGGCAGTGGCGTGACGTCTGAATGGCAAGCCATCGGGCTTGCCCAGGCTGGCTACAGGGTGCCGGACAGCTATGTCCAGTCCCTGACTCAGCAAGTGCAGACTGCCGGCGGCAGGTTCGCAAGCGTCACCGAATATGCACGTATTGTGCTGGCGGTGAAGGCACTAGGTGCTGATCCGGCGGATTTTGCCGGAAACGGTTCAACGGCAGGCTACAATCTGCTCGAACGTATCTATAACAATGAGAAGATCAGCGGCCAGACGCTGAACTATCCTGTGTATGCGCTGCTGGCACTGGATTCCGGGAATTATACCATTCCGGGCAATGCCAAGTGGACCAAGGCAGCGCTCTTGACCGAGATTCTATCCAAGCAAAATGCAGACGGCGGCTTTGCCCTGAATTCAGGTGCAAGCGAGCCGGATATAACGGCAATGGCCTTAACGGCCCTGTCCGCATACAAAAGCGACCCGGCGGTAGCGAGTGCCGGACAAAAGGCGGTAGCCTGGCTCTCGGCAGCACAGGACAGTAAAGGCGGCTATGGCGATAACAGCGAAAGCGCCGCCCAGGTCATCATCGGGCTGACCTCTTTTGGGATTGACCCTGCGGGCGTCCAGTTTACCAAAAACGGAGCAGATCTGATCGGAAGGCTGCTGAGCTTCCAAACCTCATCCGGCGGATTCATTCATAACGCGGGCGGCAGCATTAACCCGTTTGCAACCGAGCAGGGACTGCAGGCGCTGGTCGCTTATAAATTGTTCAGCGGCGGCAGCAACGGCAAGCTGTATGACTTTACGAAACCTGCGGCGCAGAACCCGCTGGTGTATGTACCGCTGGTCATTGAAGGGCCACAGGGCACACTGGGCCAGGGAAATGCTTATGCAGGAAACGCGCTCGAAGCGCTGGAGAAAGTGGCGGCCCAGAACGGGCTCGCGCTTAAGAATCCTTCCGGCAGCTATGTTACGGGGATCGGCAATGTATTCGCCGGAACCTACGGCGGCTGGGACGGCTGGATGTATGCGGTGGTCCGCGGCGGACAGTGGCTGAATCCCGATGTAGGGATGAAGGACTTCAAGCTGAAGGACTCGGACCGGGTAGTCGTTTATTACGCGGGCAGCGATACACAGCTTGTGGAATCCGTTACCTTATCCAAGGCGCAGCCTGGGGAAGAGGAGCCTTTTACCGTCACGGTTAATCAGATTAAATGGGTCTGGGATAACACAACCTTTACGTCCAGCCCGGTAATCTCAAAGGCAGCCGGGGTAGAGGTCGCGATCGGGGATCAGAAGGCTGTTACGGATAAAGACGGCAAGGCCGAATTCACCGCAGGGGTAGCGGCAGGCGATTATACGCTGACTGTTACCGGTTATGTGGCGGGGGCAGCGCCAAAAGTTGCAAAATACACGCAGGCTATAACGGTAGTCTCGAAAAAAGTATCCGCCTATCTGGCGGTTGAAGGACCCGATGGAACGGTTGCGGAGGGTGCGCTGAAAGCAGCCAATGTGCTGGAGGCATTGAAGAAGCTGACGGCTTCGCAGAATATTCCGCTGCAAATTACGGATTCTGCCTATGGCAGCTATGTGTCCGGCATTGCCGGAATAACGAACGGAATCCGCGATGCCTACTGGAATTTCGTTGTCTTACGCAGCGGGGAATGGATCTACCCAAGCGTGGGCATGGGAGATTTTGAACTGCAGGCAGCCGATAAGGTGCTTGTCTACTTTGGCGGAACAAATACGCAGATAGTGGATAAGGTTGTGACTTCTCCGCTGCAGCCGAAGCCGGGTGAGCCGTTTACAATTAAGGTTACTCAGAAAAAGTGGGTATGGAACAATACCACTTCTACCAGTGATCCGGTGGTTTCACCTGCGGTAGGTGTACAAGTTACTCTTGCCGGTACAACCTTAACAACGGACAGCCAAGGCCAGGCTGTTGTGGAAAAAGGACTATCCAGCAAAATCTATACAGTGGCTGTTACTGGTTATGCCGGAGGTGCGGCTCCCAAAGTTGCCCGCTACACCCAGTCACTGAAGGTGGCTCCGGGCAATGTTTCGGCCCATCTGTCTATTGAAGGACCGCAGGGTCCACTGGCCGAAGGCACGCTTGATGCCTACAATGCGTTTGATGCGCTGCAGCAGCTTGCTGCTTCCGGCGGTATTCCGCTGCAAAGCACGGAGTCCTCTTACGGTATTTTTGTATGGGGCATCGGCGGGATAGAGAATGGCGCTTACAGTCCTAACGACTATTGGGGCTTCGCAGTGTCACGCGGCGGGGCGTGGATTTATCCGGATGTAGGCTTGAATGATTTTGTACTTCAGCCATCTGACAAAGTGCTTGTCTACTATACCGGTGCTAATACGCAGGTGGTCAATTCGCTGGCCGTATCGCCTGCGCAGCCGAAGCCGGGTGAGCCGTTCACCGTTACGGTGGAACAGAAAAAATGGGTTTGGAACAACACAACGTATACGTCAGACCCGGTAACCTCGAAGGCAGAGGGCATACAGGTAAGTAGCGGGGGAGTAACAGCAACAACGAATGCTGAGGGCGTGGCTTCCTTCCAGCAGGGATTGCCTGCAGGTTCGTACTCGCTGGCCGTAACAGGGTATGTAGAAGGGAAAGCACCTAATATCGCCCGCTATACACAACCGTTAACAGTAAGTGCTCCTTTCCAGGCCTCGGCGACGATTTCTGTCATCGGTGACAGTGTAAAGGGAACGATTCTGCCGGGTACCACAGTCATCCTGAATGACGGTGAAACCGCCTATAGTCTGCTGGTCCGCCAGCTTGGAAGCAAGGTGGTCAGCAGCGGTACAGGTAGTGACATCTACATCCGGTCCATCGACGGACTGGGTGAAGGAGACCGCGGGCCGGAGAGCGGCTGGATGTACTCTGTAAATGGAGAATTTCCAAATTACAGTGCAGCAAGTTACAAGCTAAGCAATGGTGATACGGTGGCTTGGCGTTATACGGTTAAGAACGGAGATCTGGGTGGTTCAGCTGCCGGATTAGGCGGCACAGGAACGACGGTGAGCGGTGTTGATATCACGGCAGACAATACGCTGCCGCTGGACAGGGTTCTGCAAACGACAGCCGTTTCCGGTACGGTCATGACACGGGCAGAAGCAGCTGCGCTTAAGCAGAGTCTGAGCGCCAATGTTGCTTCCTTCGAACAGGATGTGACTCCGGCTGCAGCGTCTTTAAAAGACAGCGGCGGTGAAGTAGAGCTGAAGCTGCCTGCCGGTGCAGTCTCCGGTACGCTGAAAATCAGTGTGCGTGAGAGCAGCGCAAACCGTCCTGAGCTGGTATCGGGATTGTATGATTTCAAGCCTGACGGCACCAAATTCCTGAAAACAGCGGATCTACTGATCAAGATTCCTGTTACCACAGCTAATCCGGCCAATCTGGCCCTGGCCTGGCTGGATGAAAGCACAGGGAACTGGATACCGGTTCCTGCGTCACTTGACCTCAAAACGGGGATCATGACCGGTAAGGTCAGCCATTTCACTACTTATGCGGTTGTGGACCGCAGCAAATTTGAGCCGAAGCAGGCCCAGCTGATCAGCGATATTGCCGCTACAGCCAAAATGGTTACGGCCGCCGGAGAACTCAGTGACTGGCAGGCGCTTGGCCTGGCCCGTTCCGGCCATTCTGTACCAGCCGGCTATCTGAGCGGGGTGAAAGAGCGGCTTGCCGCAAGCCAGGGCGAATTCCGCAAAGTTACGGATTATGAGCGTCTGGTACTGGCCGTGGCCGCTGCCGGAGGCAATCCGCAAAGCTTTGGCGGCTACAATCTGATTGAGAAAATTTACAGCAATGACAAGATGGCCAGCCAGGGCAGCAACGGTTTGATTTTTGGCCTGATTGCCCTGGACAGCGGCTCCTACAGTGTTCCGGCAGGTGCGCTGTGGACCAAAGAACGGCTGATCCAGGCCATTCTGGAGCTGCAGAGTAAGGATGGCGGCTTCCCGCTGACCGCGGGCGGAACCGATGATGTGGATCTTACCGCGATGGCAGTATCCGCGCTCTCCTCCCATGCAGAGCAGGCAGCAGTACAGACAGCGCTGGATAAAGCGGTCACTTGGCTGTCGCAGCAGCAGCTGGAGAACGGCGGCTATAAGCTGTCCGGAGTAGAGAACAGCGAGAGCACCGCACAGGTGATTATCGCTCTTAGTGCAGCCGGTGTAGGCCCGGGAGATGCACGCTTCGTCAAAGCGAAGGGCGGACTGCTCAGCCATCTGGCCTCATTCCGACTGGCGGACGGCGGTTATGTCCATGCCGCCGGCCAGCCGGAGAATAGTCTGGCTACCGAACAGGCACTGCTGGCCCTGACTGCCTATAGCCGCTTCCTGACAGGAGACAGCAAACTATTCAGTATTTCACCGGCAGCTGTCAGCAGTACCGTATTCACAGACGAGAGCCGCATTTCTTCCTGGGCGCTGGATTCCGTTCATGCCGCCTATGATCAAGGATTGATGAAGGGCGTCAGTGAAACCGACCTGGTCTTCGCGCCGAAGCAGCAGATTACCCGCGCCGAATTCGCAGCCCTTCTCCTGAGACTGATGAATCAGGACCCGTCCGCAGCGGCTGCGGCACCTGTATTCAGCGACGTGAAGCCGGGTGCGTGGTATTATGGAGCAGTGCTGAAGGCGAAGGAGCTAGGAATTATCAGCGGAGTATCAGATAAGGTCTTTAATCCCGGCGGAGCTATTACCCGCCAGGATATGGCAGTCATGATCTCCAGAGCCTTCAAGCTGGAGAACGCTGCTTCAGCTGCGGTTCAGGCCGGGGCCTTCACGGACGAGAGCCGGATTAGCAGCTATGCGCTGTCCGCTGTACGTACCGCCTCTGAACTGGGCTACATGACCGGCTTTAACGGAGCCTTTGATCCGGCGGCAACGGTAACGCGGGAAATGGCTGCGGTCGTAGCAGTAAGATTGCCACAATAA
- a CDS encoding DUF4430 domain-containing protein, with protein sequence MSKSAIHRFLYPMLILLAALLFTGCAAERPAAGPDGGNTAATAAVHSTHPEGSASPQAGDAVATAPPSAPAGTSASPSPAAETAAPEGAAAAAAPTAVPAAAGTAPRASAPPGTGAGAATAAAGGKPAAASPSAGAKPPAATATARPAATPQATAGASAAAAPAAEAATAVISITGDEEHGVILAPAAYEIKEGETALELLKRITRSSKIQMEYQGAKAFAYVEGIDNLYEFDHGAESGWMYKVNGAFPDKGAGSYTVNPGDTIEWLYTLDLGKDLGAKAP encoded by the coding sequence ATGTCGAAATCAGCCATACACAGGTTCTTATATCCGATGCTCATCCTGCTGGCGGCGCTGCTGTTCACAGGCTGCGCCGCGGAGCGGCCTGCCGCCGGTCCTGACGGCGGCAATACGGCCGCAACGGCTGCGGTGCACAGCACGCACCCGGAAGGCAGCGCGTCTCCGCAGGCCGGAGACGCAGTGGCCACAGCCCCGCCGTCTGCCCCGGCGGGCACAAGCGCTTCGCCGTCTCCCGCAGCGGAGACGGCTGCTCCTGAAGGCGCGGCTGCTGCCGCCGCGCCAACTGCCGTTCCCGCAGCCGCTGGAACGGCCCCGCGGGCTTCGGCGCCGCCAGGCACAGGCGCCGGTGCAGCCACGGCCGCAGCTGGCGGCAAGCCCGCTGCGGCAAGCCCTTCTGCCGGTGCGAAGCCACCGGCAGCCACCGCGACTGCGCGGCCGGCAGCCACGCCGCAGGCCACGGCAGGAGCCTCTGCAGCTGCTGCGCCTGCCGCAGAGGCTGCCACAGCGGTCATCTCCATTACGGGAGATGAGGAGCATGGCGTGATTTTGGCGCCTGCCGCCTATGAGATCAAGGAAGGCGAGACTGCGCTGGAGCTGCTGAAGCGGATTACCCGTTCATCCAAGATCCAGATGGAATATCAGGGCGCCAAGGCCTTCGCCTATGTTGAAGGCATAGACAATCTCTATGAATTCGACCATGGGGCGGAGAGCGGCTGGATGTATAAGGTCAACGGAGCTTTCCCGGATAAAGGTGCGGGAAGCTATACCGTAAATCCCGGCGATACCATTGAGTGGCTGTATACGCTGGATCTCGGCAAAGACCTGGGAGCCAAAGCGCCATGA